Proteins encoded in a region of the Elaeis guineensis isolate ETL-2024a chromosome 7, EG11, whole genome shotgun sequence genome:
- the LOC105032203 gene encoding probable E3 ubiquitin-protein ligase ZFP1, giving the protein MGHVLQNHQVRDMRSEQGLNYLHPNDCIFLGSSLNSTNQSIPPVLPASGNSADLHLQFTDPSRRNCIADPYRRNCIHGNHYNGMQYCQPVSGNYVGEVAPANFYNPCLPPPSSRLLSIPINKRFVDHVLSSTNQRAFGTVMNDGRDNYSIDGLNEPRKRKNTEVVAENFDYYNAVGNSNFSSAYLFLNSELSQWLEPYNYGGSSVTAFTVPGYQANGILTTTEDSHRLVKDRSSAISPQPVHPFSCHHNYLLQGNQMDQTFQPSGACLNSGHLEVADTSVHEYQGNPPNRYAACYMHNPSFPNAYQNYSPVQIMQVQSYSYHTQMPAPSYWHPFNNLHADNVYALRNDQESCSRFVGPMPSLSEQMYVPPIFGTVPGFSYELRNPPFEDAMEIPQFYSFEDSFDQYSDMRMDIDDMSYEELLDLEEKIGDVKTGLSEEFVLKNLRTSMHVQQSTSLALGSLSQAAFENGTCMVCQVEYEDSERIGTLGCGHSYHADCIKQWLFVKNTCPICKAPALVANKKDG; this is encoded by the exons ATGGGGCATGTGCTACAGAATCATCAAGTGCGTGACATGAGATCAGAACAAGGCCTTAATTACCTTCATCCTAATGACTGCATATTTCTAGGCAGCTCCCTGAACTCCACAAATCAGAGCATACCTCCAGTCCTTCCAGCTTCAGGGAATTCTGCAGATCTTCATCTCCAATTTACAGATCCTTCTAGAAGAAACTGCATTGCAGATCCTTATAGAAGAAACTGCATCCATGGAAATCACTACAATGGAATGCAATATTGCCAACCTGTCTCAGGCAATTATGTAGGTGAGGTTGCTCCAGCAAACTTCTATAATCCTTGCCTGCCTCCTCCTTCAAGTAGACTTCTGTCTATACCTATAAACAAAAGGTTTGTTGATCATGTGCTATCCTCCACTAATCAAAGGGCTTTTGGAACTGTCATGAATGATGGTAGAGATAACTACTCCATTGATGGTCTTAACGAGCCTCGCAAAAGAAAGAATACAGAAGTTGTGGCAGAAAACTTTGACTATTATAATGCAGTAGGGAACTCAAATTTTTCCTCTGCCTATCTCTTCCTGAATTCTGAACTGTCACAATGGCTGGAGCCATATAATTATGGTGGATCAAGTGTCACAGCTTTTACTGTACCTGGATACCAAGCTAATGGTATTTTAACAACCACAGAAGATTCTCATAGACTTGTGAAGGACAGATCTAGTGCCATCAGCCCTCAGCCTGTGCATCCATTTTCATGTCATCATAACTATTTGCTTCAAGGGAATCAAATGGATCAGACCTTTCAACCTTCAG GGGCATGCCTAAATTCAGGGCATCTAGAAGTTGCAGACACAAGTGTACACGAATACCAGGGCAATCCACCCAACAGATATGCTGCATGTTATATGCATAATCCATCCTTTCCTAATGCTTATCAAAATTATTCACCTGTGCAAATCATGCAAGTCCAAAGTTACAGCTATCACACTCAAATGCCAGCACCATCTTACTGGCATCCATTCAACAACTTGCATGCAGACAATGTGTATGCTCTGAGGAATGATCAAGAATCATGTTCCAGATTTGTAGGGCCCATGCCATCCTTATCTGAACAGATGTACGTTCCTCCAATCTTTGGGACAGTTCCAGGATTTAGCTATGAACTTAGAAATCCACCGTTTGAG GATGCTATGGAGATTCCACAATTCTATAGTTTCGAGGATTCTTTTGATCAATATAGTGATATGCGAATGGATATAGATGACATGTCATATGAG GAACTTCTGGACTTGGAAGAAAAGATTGGAGATGTCAAAACTGGTTTGTCAGAAGAATTCGTCTTGAAGAATTTAAGGACAAGCATGCACGTCCAGCAATCAACATCCTTGGCATTAGGTTCATTGTCCCAAGCGGCATTTGAGAATGGAACTTGCATGGTTTGCCAG GTAGAATACGAGGACAGTGAAAGGATAGGAACTCTGGGCTGTGGTCACAGTTATCATGCAGACTGCATAAAACAATGGCTGTTTGTTAAAAACACCTGCCCAATCTGCAAAGCGCCGGCCTTGGTGGCCAATAAAAAGGATGGATGA